The genomic stretch ttgtgatttttttctgtgagaacACTCTGTTTATTCTCTTCCTGCAGGTAAACTAGTCAAGAGCGTGCAGTGACCTCTGTGTAGACCAGCTCTTGAGTCTATGCTGGGATTTGTATAGGTTGTTCACTTGCCTTAGGAAAGGTGAGTAGGATTGTGTCCATGTGTTTCTCTGAGACTTTCTAGCTAGATGTTTCCATAAGTGGACGGATATTTAAAGAACCCTATTGCTGCTAGTTCTTTCGAAGCATTTGTTCGAAAATGGCGATGCTACCTAATCTTATGCTTAACTGAACTGAAGTTTATGGACCTCAGATGAATTTAGTTCTTTGTATAAGTCTTTTCCTGGTGTATTCCTTTAGCTATTTATTGTTTCAGGCTGAAAGTACCCAACTGAGAATGGGTGCAAACAGGTGCCTCTTCTGTATTGTGTGGCGtggcttttttgggggtgggggggtgtcttAATTTGGCCTTGTAAATCACTTGATCTGTTCTTGCGGATAATACAGTCTATTAGTCTGAACAATGAAGCATCTGAAGAGATGGAGCTTTTTATGGTGTTATGAGTCTTGTGTAGCAGAACATGCTGTGAACACGCTAGGCAATTTTTAATGGTATCCATGGTACAtgaggcggggtggggggagagtaGTCTGGCATTAGGTTGAAAGCCATCTAATATTCCTTTGTTGTAAGACTGGGTTCTTAAAGGGTGCAGTTTGATTCTCTATCTGATGTGACTGGTAGGAACATGAACTTGAGTCCTAACAGAGTTGGGGTCTTTCTGTAACATGTAGTGGATTATCATGAATGGAAAAAGTAGAGCATATAGGGATTTCTTGTCCAAAAATCTCCCTGTCctacacaatttattttctttcttttttttttttttttgagatcacAGAAAACTTGCTACTATCCCTTCTATTTACTAATTGTCTGCTGTATGTCAGATAATACCTCCTGATATTCTGTAAAATCTGGCAGTCCTTAAAGGGTTTGTAAATCTAAGCTGTACTGGTAATTGGAAGAAGTTACAGAGCTGGGGAGGTGCTGCATTGTATGCTTGAGTGAtgtagactcttttttttttttttttttctttccccatgggAGTAAAGGAAAATTAAGTTTCTGTTCAATCAAACTACTGAGACTGTTAAGTAATTGAGCTTCTATATGTAGCTGTTAAAAGCTTGTTTGGTAAAAATGAATGCTGACATTGTCCTTGGTGCTTCCTAAAACCAGAGTGCATGAGCCTTATCCATACCACTGATGTAATTTAGGGTCAGAGTGGGCCAGAATTTTCAGGCTCTTGATTTGAAACACCTGAAGACTTGAAGTGTGATTCCAAGCAGCTCCAACTGATTTGAGATGGTGGGAGCTCCCATAAACACACCTCTTTTGGAAATACAGTCCTAAGCTGGATGTGGAAATTGGACCTCAGGTTCTTCAACCTCCTGGTGCCCATGATTTTGGGGCCATAtgaggaagtgtgtgtgtggggtggtcACCTGATGGTCTGGTCATGGGTCAAGACAAAAACTGTTATGCTAAGCTGAGGTTGAGTAGTGTTGCCTGCTAATGCTCCTTTGAGTGTACAGCAACACCCCTAGTGCAGGGCAGTGTTGCAGCTTCTTTCCTGCTCAGTCCATCCCTGTCTCCTCTGACATCTTGGTTCAGAATGATCAGGTGGCTCTTAAGAGAGTTATAGTGCTCTGTTAGATGGACTTCTCAGGCCTCACAAAAATAGCTAGAATATTTTTGGCCACACTGGAAGAACTTGGGTGGGAGGATACAGTCCAACTTCCactaaagaaaaatcagaagcTTCTGTTGCTTAGACAacaggaacagagaaaaatgCAGTGCTGTTTGATCTTTGGAATGTGTAGCTGTCTATTATTTAATAAGGACAGAAAATATGCTGGTTGTGCctacagcaaaaaacaaaacattaatcCTTGTGTGTCAGAATCTGGCACTGTAATTCATAGACACAGAGAGGGAAAATGTACTTGAAAGTCAGGAAGAGAATGGAATAGTCTGTAAGACCACTTCTGGACTGTATGAAAAGGGGAATTACTCTAGGATGCAGCACACAACTAGTAGTTGTGATGTGGCAGTAGAATTTGGAGgaatgggggagaggggagaggtatctaatggaggaggaggaggcctggGGGAAAAATGAAGTAGAGAGATTGACATAATTAGCAGGGTAGGGTGTGGGGGGGAACGTAAGGAAACAAGTTATGCAGCGCATAGCTGTGGTGAAATCTAATTTGGTGCTATACAGAACTGTATTAGTTCTCAGTTTGAATTCTGTGGTCCTTCTCTCCCATTGCTCTGGCCCAGGATCACTGCTGCTGTTTGTCTGTCTGCACTCCCACAGATCCAGTGTAGGTCTGGCAGATGTTACAAGCTTGGGCTCCATATCTCACCTCTAACGAGGCTATGAGTCACCATTGAAGTCTGCTTTGCTGGTTGGGAGCCACTGATGTTGACTTAGTCCCTGTTTAAGGACTTGAGGGAAATCTGTAGACAGTGCTCTTCCTTCTCATGTGAGAGTGGGAAGCCAGGAGACCTCAAAGGTAAAAACTTACTCAGTAAACACCTGTTTCTCTGATTGTGCTGATCCTGATAGTTGTGTGTTCTCTGCTGCTGTATTACTACTAGTAATGCATTTTATATGGGATGTAGTTGATGTAGCTGTCTCTTGTTTCTCTTCAGATGCATTGTTACTAGATGCCAGACCAATCTTCATCTGTGCCAAGCTGCAACCAAAATGGCAAAGTACAAGCTTGTTCTCTTAAGACATGGAGAAGGAGCCTGGAACAAGGAGAATCGCTTCTGCAGCTGGGTGGACCAGAAATTGAGTAGTGATGGGATAAAGGAAGCTCAGAACTGTGGCAAACACCTTAAAGCGCTGGGTTTTGAGTTTGACCTTGTCTTTACCTCTGTACTGAGCCGTTCCATCCAGACTGCATGGCTGGTCCTGGAAGAGATGGGCCAAGAGTGGGTCCCCATTCAAAGTTCCTGGCGACTGAATGAACGTCACTACGGTGCATTGATTGGTCTCAATAGAGCAGAAATGGCTCTGAATCATGGAGAAGAGCAAGTGAAAATATGGAGGAGAAGCTATGATGTTACCCCACCTCCCATAACTGAATCTCATCCATACTATGAAGAGATATACAATGATCGCAGGTATAAATGCAGTGACGTCTCTCAGGCTAATCTCCCAAAGGCTGAAAGCTTAAAAGATGTGCTTGATAGACTTCTTCCCTATTGGAATGAAAAAATAGTGCCAGAACTGAAAAGTGGCAAAATGATCCTCATATCTGCccatggcaacagcagcagggcaATACTCAAGCATCTGGAAGGTAAGGCCTTCCCCTGTTTTGCTTACTCACCTGCTTGCAGCTTGACACCTTTCTAACTTAACTGTAGCAAGTGCAGTTTGCTCTCTAGCATACAGTACTGCTGTCTGGATGATATAACAACATCTGTGGCttccaaagagaaaatgaaaggctGACCTACTGAAAGAAGAATCAaactggggatgagagaggtgagGAGGAATTGATTGGGTTAATGTAGTTCTTCTCTTGAAGAGCCAGACTCTTTCTCCTCATTTCTCACTGCCTGTTTTAAACTGGTGTATCTAACTCCAGAGTTAGTTTGGTCTCAGTAGACAACCTCAGACTCAATCTCTCTCTCCATGCCTTTCATTTATTCAGCTGCTTTGTCAGGAGGTTTGAAGTCATAATCTATTTATTAAACAAGCATTGCTGTAACAGCAGAATAAAGTGCTTGTCTTGGAGTTGTGGAGGAAATTGACTGTTACTGTGGTGGGTTACTTTCTTTGGGACTATTCTTTATAACTTTATTACAAAAGCTGCTGTGACAGGGTGTCTTTGTAGAGAGCAGGTACTTGCTAAAGTTTATGCGTGTGCACTGTCATTTTGCAATATAGAAAATGTCTGTCAATGAACAGTTAAATGTAGTAGCTCACCATAGGGTTGTTAATTTATTTCGAAGCTAAAAAGGAAGCAAGTGTACCTTTCAGTCACTGCCagtcttctccccccccccccccattaatgACATGGCTTCTAGTTTCAGCTCTCCTGAGCTGGAAGACAAACTGTGTTAATTTCCTTATGTCTGTGGGTAGAGTTAGTGACTTTACACGAATGCAGTCTGCTAGAGGTGTAGTTGCAAGTATGCACAGACTGGATTttgcccacttttttttttttttttttaagccaaaaaaaaaaggcaaagtggAGTAGAGCTGTATCCCTTGTCTGTGCTGCAGTAGACCCCATCCCTCCCAGTGCACATGCATGTAGTGAAATCTGaggcagagcctggcagaggGTCTAGTTCTGTTGACAAAGGGCTGTCCATCAGCTGTCCCAGCTCCCACACAGGAGCGGTTGCCAGATAAGTGATGGCTCTCTTGCCTCCAAAGCAGCACAGATCATCTGGATTGCTGCAGAACTGACCTGGAAGGTTGCGTGACCAGAGCGCTTTAAGACCTGATACTGCAGCCTGCATTTTTCTTAGAACTCCCACTTACATCTGTCAGGATATAGGAGGTTCTTTGTCTGCGTTGCTGACTGtgtctccctttctctcctgaaaGGTTgtgagcctctgctgctctggagcctttCCCATGTTGGACCTGATTCAACAGTACTTAAAGTTTGTCAGCCTGCTGTACTCCTAGCATCTGCTGTGGGATGGGCTTTattttgtgtggatttttttttcgtGACAGGCTTAGTGTGTCCTGCACCTGAGTAGAAGTTTCTAAGCCCCTTTATCTGTTTATCGTAGCTGGAGCTGTGTTTTTTTTGGCATTTAGAAAGCTGGGCTACAGATGCCTGAAGAAATCCAAGCATACATGACTATTCCGATATCTTAGTCATAATTATAACTTTTAATCTTTGAGGCTGTTGCTGGGAAACTTTAAATGGCagtaaagataaatattttcattcaacATGGATCTGAAGAAACAGACATTCCAGGGTGAAACTTTGTTCAAAGAATGCCTTTTCTGAAAGGTTTCACAAGTTACCCTTAAAGCTGCTATTTCAAAGAGGTGGTTTTTTGAAAACAGGCTTGCATTTCTTCAAATCTGAGTGTTTTCCTTGTTATGATTAATTGGTAAAGAGCTTGAAATGTTGTGGCCTTACTTTCCActtgcacacaaaaaaaaagaatcatcagAGCAGTGGAATATCAGGCTAACAAGGCTTTGATTGtgggttttgattttgttttgttttttccagtgctcagatGGACCTCACTAGGGTCTGTGAAAATGTCTGCAGGATCTGTCACAGTTTCCATGAgatgactattaaaaaaaaaaaaaaaaaagaaaaaaagcaacacccCAGTAATTTTGCTGAAAACTGTGTTTAACACAATCCTGGCCATACTCTTGTATGCACTTGGAGATCAGAAACAGTACCTGCTCTGAGAGCTTGCTTTTCTGTCCCTGTGGATTGGAATAACCCTTCCTCAGAGTGTGCTGTTGAAGATCTTGAAGCTGCAAGCTGTTGGCCTCCAGTGGGGATGCTTGGCTGACTTCCTTTCTGTAGGTGATTCCCATGAATTTGGTGAATGCCACCACAGACAAACATGACTGTTTTTGTGCAGCCCACTGTTTTGTGTAATCCTGTTCATTCAGTGCAAGTAAGATGCAATGTTGGTATCAAATTTAAGTTTACTGACTAGGCTTGTCCAGTCCTTTAAGAGCACTTACCACCTGAAGATGATGCAAAGAATATATGTGATGATGCTAGGAATCATTGGCACCACTAAAAACTGGCAAAGCAAGAGTTTTCATTCAGTGTTGGTAGGGATGGGAAGGCTCTTTGACAGTATGACTCTCTTCTTCTTATGGCAGTAGTTTTGTTTGCGGGAGGATGCTTCTTGTCATGACTTAGTAACTGTTCTGTTCTGTGTGACACCAACTGGAATGGACTATGGCATGTAACTCGGGTCTTTGCATGGGGCATATCTTTTCTTTTATAATATGATATATCTTTGCACTGAAAGAGCAATGACCTCAAGAAATGAGGAAGGCATCAAAAAAAATTATATCAGATTTGTTAGATAAATTTCATTCTGGATACTGAAACTGATTATGGaaacatcagtttttaaaatcagCTAAATAAGCATCCTAAACGCATAGGGTCTATTTACAGGTGATTATCTCAAATCCTTCAAAGGAGGAACAGTTTGCTCTTTTATCTGATACCATTCGCATAAGAGCTGTGACTAGCTCGTCTTCCTTCTGGTGAAGGAATGACTGGACACTAGGTCTAGTGCACTGTTTTTGCTATGTGAGTGGCAGCAGGAATCCTGTGCTGCCATCTGGCCCAACctgtttcttccttccctcctgaCCAGTTCCTCCTGGGGACTGATATTAAATGCCTCAGAACAGGGACCCCTAGGGTTCACAGAGGCCTGATTTTATGCTTTCCTCCCTGTTGAAATGTTGCCTTCTTCTGGGTATGGAGTGATAGTTCCTGAGCAATTGGGTGACAAGGGCCAGTAAAACTGGGGGTGGAGGAGTTCGTCTCTGAGGAAAAAGATGCAGACGTGCCACCTGTTGGACTTGGCTTGCTGTGGTCACAGAGCTGGGCCAGAGCTCCTTAACTGGTCTCCCAGGTAGAAGGTCATGACTGGGGAGGGCCTGATACTGTTCTCTCCAGCTAGTGAGCAGGGAAAGTGGTTGCCCTCAAGGGTTTTACTGTGGGTGTGATATTGGTACAGTCATGGTGCTCCATAGCTTACGTGCTGGAGCCACACAGAGTCCTGGTAGGAATTGTGTGTTGAGCACTACCTAATGAGTTTATTTTGCTGATGTTTGCAGCCTGGCCTACTTAAGGAAATACCACTTACGTGATTGTGTTGTCTGAGGGCAGTTGCAGAAATCAGCTTCATGATCTAACATCTCACTGCTTCTGGAATGAGATGGTTTTGCATTCTCCCTTGACgcaccttcccctccccccttcgtGCTCTGTGCTCTTGTTGCTTACTTTCTGTAAGCTTGTTGGACTTTCTGCAAACTTACTTGACCTTGAAACTGGCAGTAAACAGCAAGAAGTGGGTAGCTTTCCATCCATCAGGTTGGTTAGTGAAATCACTGAGCTCAAGGAAGGAGGTGGCAGGTTGTGCAGGTATTGCAAAGGGTTGGATCAGCctggcccagctctggagctgggacAGTAAGGCTTCAGGGACGAGCTGTTGGTTACTCCCAATGCTTCGCTGAAGGTGATGCGTATAGTCTCCTCCAATAACTTCAGAGCAGACTGATTTCAGGCATACTTGCCTGAAAAAAGTCTTAATgattcctttccccctccccccccccccccccccatcgcctTCTTCGGAAGGCTAAAAAAAGAGGTAAGTGTGTGTCCTAGTGCCCTACCTGAGAGGAGGTTACAAAATGAGCACATCCATCCCCATGCTGGGGAGACTCAGAATGGTGCTCCTGCCAAAGCTGAGTCCAAGGGCAAGATGTATGCTGGTAGGCTCCTGTGGTGGCATGCTCAGAGAACTCCTCACTTGTCACAGTGTTACCTTGAATTCCTGGCTGTGGTAATGCAGTGTGGGTCTCTGCTCCAGGTGGTCCTGGGCCTTTTTCGCCTAATGTCATAGTTAACACCTAAAGCCAACAGCAGCAGACTTTATGTGTCTTTCAGCCTGTTTAATCTTGGACTGCCTGAGGAGTTGAAGACAGGCTGTAATTCCTTGTTGCATGGGAGTAGGATAAATACCATGATTTAATGTTTTCTTATACTAGTGCATAATGAGATTGCCTCAGTAATGACCACCGTCAAATTCAGGCAGCAATCAGAAGCTGTTGACATAGTGATGTAGAAGGGAGAAGATCTTGGCAGGCAGAGAAGGGTGGAACAGATGTAGATAATGTGCTGCAGTCATGGTGGTAGCCTATgatctccctttttttccttaaaatcagCACAGTGAAATTAGATGCTGTAAAGATTAATAGCTAGATTCCAGTACTGTGCCCAATTCCTTCTTCTGTCTACCCTATTGAAGCTAGGCCACCTGCCAGCCTGTATGCAGCTATGATCCCATTAAGGAGGGTAGAATCTGGCCCTGAGTGTTTAGCTTATTCAACTGACGTTCAGTGTTTTCACTAAGCTTGCAGGAAGGATGCAAGGACTTGATCTGGATTTCTATTACAAAGTGGCATTTGCAGAAAAGCCCATCATGGCTGAATTTATGCATGTGACCTTATGTTTTGTTAGATGAATCATTTGGCTTCAGATGTAGTTAACATCCAAGGGAGGAGGAGCATAGCTAGTTTCAGTAATTGTTGTGGTTTTTATGTTTTAGTGTTGCCCTGTCCATAAGGATGCAGGGAAAGAGCTTAGTAAGAACAGgtaagagagagggagaagcttAACCAACTTCTAGAAGCTGGCTTTAGATGGGCAAAATCAAGTGCAATGGGTTTTGCATCTGTAGGACTTTCTAGAATGTAGATGTTTCAGAGGACTTCGTGGCCTTACCAGATAAAGGTGAATGCTTAAGCTTGCACAGAGATGTGAATTGTTCTTTATGCAATGTACCTGTAGAGTCAATCTTAAATAACATCTTTCAATGAAAGACCACACCATAaccataaaaagcaaaacaaaaccccatgCCATAAAGAAGTACCAGCTTGCATTGTTTTGATCATCCAGTTCAGTAAATTGAAGTATAAGTTATCTGGGAAGGAATCCTGAAAGTGActttgagagttttttttttttttaagtataaaagtGCTGTACAAATGCTTATAATGGGCATGTGCCTAATCCCTTCCTGCTGTACAGCCACTGTTGAGGAGCAGTGTTTAACAAGTGTTCATGAGACAAAATGGGAAATGTCTACTTGAGATTTTTGGGAAGATTTTTAACTAGGTAGAACACAGTTGCCCAGTCAGTGTTTTATCTGAGGCTCTGAGGAAGACATCCTGAGCCTCATGAAGTGCTGTGGGATATCATGGTTGTAAGTAGGCAAGACCTTAATTTTGAACCTCCGGGGGAAAACTACTTCCATCAGCGCAGTAcccttcagcagtgctgagacccAGGCTTTGATATTACCTTGGGGGAGAAGAGTTGCTTCTGCAACAGTCCTTCCTATTTCCCACTGCACCTTGCACTTGGCAGTTGAGTCCTTGCCCTGGTTTCACCCCTCTCTTGTGAGACAGGATGGGATTGTGAGACAGCCAAAGCATAGGTGCTGAAGTACAAGAAAAGGTCACTTAGCTATAGTTACAGCTTATGGAGTAACTGGATAGCAGGTTTTGCTCACTCTTGCGATGGCCGGAGTGGAAGATGTGCTTGCTTTAGTGCGCTTGTAGCACTGCTTGGGAGTGCTCTCTGTGCGTTTAGCTTGCAACTGAAGAGCTTGTCTGTCAAGCCTGATAAGCATCTTGCTGAAGAGTAGATTTCCCTATGCAAACACTGTAAAAGTGCTGAAATAAAGCAACAGGATATCAGGATATTAATGTGTCTCCTCAggattttcttctgtcttcaacCTGCAGTTCCAGCCTTCTGGCTGTGAGGCAACACTTCTTccacacaaaaaaatcctgagGAGGAAAAGCAAGTTGCAGCAAGCACGTTGGCTATTCTAGGCCGCATTcgtttttttgctttgtaaatcaGTACTGTAGTTGACGTTGGTGTGGTCACTCTGTTCTTTAAAAAGGGTAAAATGCATTTCTGAATCATGTAGCTACTTAAGCTCCTTTTATTTAATCCATCTTTAGAGGACTCCATTATATATCCTGGCTGCTGACCACATTATGTGGTTTACCTAAATTCTCCTGCATGTTTTGATTTGCTTTGTGCAAATCCAAGTGTTTTAGTCCAGGAGATTGAATTTTAGAGGTGGGTAAAGGACTTCCTAGGGCCAGATTCCCAGTGGATGCATGGGGACATAGGTATGAATTGTTGCTATAAAATCTAAAATGTTTACGAAACCTTGAAATGAGAGTTCAGGCAGCTTGGTTGTTAGTTTTGCAAACCAAAGTCCTTGAGTCTACCAGACAAAGCACTGTGGCCAGGCTTGGCATTTTTCCTCTTGGCAGCTGTGTGATTTTAAAACTTCAGGTGCTTCTTGAAAGCTTTTCTGTGGGTGTCAAGTCCTCTTGCCCAGAACAGCTGAATTATGTATCCCTTGTAAGAAGGGATGACTTAGacttgcagtgtgtgtgtgtttgtgggttttattttttctttttcttttttttctttttattttttaatggactGTGGCTCAATGTAAGACAAGGTGTAAGCCTCCTGCAAGAATTTGTCTGTTTCTCCAGCTCTGTGCCCTTCTGAAATTTAGGGCTAAtctcaaaataaatactttgccTAAAACAAGGCAGGAATAGGTCTCTGCAAAAATTGCATACTTGTATGGTCTCAGGGCAGGGGAATAAAGTGATTCTCACCTGTTTGAGACCCGAGAGTCAGTTTAAAGGTTTTGGtactttctctcccttttttttatttcccccctaAGAGTTAAGTCCTGATAATGAGTGTGTGTGgtggtgtgtgggttttttttttttcttttttattgctgttcaTCTGTTGGCTCTGCTCTTCTACCTAATATGAAAAGCACTGGTAAATTTACATCTGTGTGTTCAGAGAGCCATCTGTTTTGTCAGTTGCTCCAGAGGATGTTTTTTCTCTTGCCCCTTGGT from Dromaius novaehollandiae isolate bDroNov1 chromosome 1, bDroNov1.hap1, whole genome shotgun sequence encodes the following:
- the BPGM gene encoding bisphosphoglycerate mutase — encoded protein: MAKYKLVLLRHGEGAWNKENRFCSWVDQKLSSDGIKEAQNCGKHLKALGFEFDLVFTSVLSRSIQTAWLVLEEMGQEWVPIQSSWRLNERHYGALIGLNRAEMALNHGEEQVKIWRRSYDVTPPPITESHPYYEEIYNDRRYKCSDVSQANLPKAESLKDVLDRLLPYWNEKIVPELKSGKMILISAHGNSSRAILKHLEGISDEDIVNVTLPTGVPILLELDENLHPLGPHQFLGDQEAIQAAIKKVEDQGKVKSAEK